Proteins co-encoded in one Papaver somniferum cultivar HN1 chromosome 5, ASM357369v1, whole genome shotgun sequence genomic window:
- the LOC113282120 gene encoding histone deacetylase 5-like isoform X2 — MLADMIICQLPSPPMAQRYRIEALYAGNISDSYGQGITKCDPNAPLMVYTSRIVQEKDKRTDASKDKTVLARVLSGSMRAGRKIRVLDQDFFMGENECVYTDIVQFRDGKKRDVRTGDLVVLESSGQWKPVGATITGVEDIGASLLKPPRYLKFPNAQSTKDIDKKVGIIWDERFISGHIPYNNKNEIPDRTNKIMESLRVQGLLPRCKTMRPTNSATLDDVALVHTPEYINSVKDICAITDTEMRNDEAGAKFGDLYLSKKSFKTALLAAGAAIEVVEKVIKKELDSAFAIVRPPGHHAEANKGMGFCVFNNVAVAASVVLGRLPLNVKRILIVDWDIHHGNGTQETFLGNSNVLVFNVHRVGFFSRDGTGKGKGYNVNVPLEEDRYSDADYMAIWDHVLVPIATSFNPDLILISGGFDAAKGDPLGGCSVTPNGFSLMVKKLMGQQDGRIVITLEGGYSLSALPKCVCATVEALLQGKHIGELSSNDGSSIKISTWHLIQKVCLAFKKYWPTLIYNEEIADLKTCRR; from the exons ATGTTAGCTGACATGATAATCTGTCAACTGCCCTCGCCTCCTATGGCTCAAAGGTACCGAATTGAAGCTCTTTATGCAGGTAACATAAGTGACTCATATGGGCAAGGTATCACAAAGTGTGATCCGAATGCTCCACTCATGGTTTATACTTCCAGAATAGTTCAAGAGAAGGATAAACGAACAGATGCAAGTAAGGATAAAACAGTTTTGGCTCGTGTATTATCAGGGAGTATGCGAGCAGGAAGGAAAATCCGAGTCTTGGACCAAGATTTTTTTATGGGTGAGAATGAATGTGTGTATACTGATATTGTACAATTCCGTGATGGAAAGAAAAGGGATGTCCGTACCGGTGATTTGGTTGTGTTAGAAAGCTCGGGCCAGTGGAAGCCTGTGGGTGCTACTATTACCGGTGTGGAGGATATCGGGGCATCATTATTAAAACCCCCACGGTATTTAAAGTTTCCCAATGCTCAATCGACAAAGGATATAGACAAGAAAGTAGGTATCATATGGGATGAACGTTTTATATCTGGTCATATACCTTACAACAACAAAAATGAGATCCCAGacagaacaaataaaataatggaAAGCCTCCGAGTTCAGGGCCTGTTGCCaag GTGCAAAACAATGAGGCCAACCAATTCTGCAACTCTTGACGATGTTGCTTTGGTTCATACACCAGAGTACATTAACTCAGTAAAAGACATTTGTGCTATAACTGATACTGAGATGAGGAATGATGAGGCTGGAGCTAAGTTTGGGGACCTTTATCTCAGCAAAAAGTCTTTCAAAACTGCACTTCTGGCAGCTGGTGCGGCAATCGAG GTGGTTGAGAAAGTGATTAAGAAAGAATTAGACTCAGCTTTCGCCATTGTAAGACCTCCTGGGCATCATGCTGAGGCAAATAAAGGAATGGGATTCTGTGTTTTTAACAATGTAGCGGTTGCAGCAAGTGTTGTTTTGGGAAGACTG CCCTTGAATGTCAAAAGAATCTTGATTGTAGATTGGGACATACATCATGGAAATGGAACGCAGGAGACGTTCTTGGGTAACTCCAATGTGTTGGTGTTTAACGTACACAG AGTTGGCTTCTTTTCCCGTGATGGAACTGGTAAGGGCAAAGGGTACAACGTGAATGTGCCTCTGGAAGAAGACAGATATTCTGACGCTGACTACATGGCAATTTGGGATCATGTATTGGTTCCAATTGCCACATCCTTTAATCCCGATCTCATCCTCATATCTGGAGGATTTGATGCAG CCAAAGGAGATCCCTTAGGCGGTTGCTCTGTCACGCCAAATGGGTTTTCGTTGATGGTAAAAAAG tTGATGGGACAGCAAGATGGAAGAATTGTTATAACTCTTGAAGGTGGCTACTCCTTGAGCGCATTGCCCAAATGCGTTTGTGCCACTGTGGAAGCTTTGCTTCAGGGAAAGCACATTGGGGAGTTATCATCCAATGATGGTTCCTCCATAAAAATTTCAACATGGCACCTTATTCAGAAG GTGTGTTTGGCGTTCAAGAAGTATTGGCCAACCCTCATATATAACGAG GAGATTGCTGATTTAAAAACTTGCCGTCGCTGA
- the LOC113282120 gene encoding histone deacetylase 5-like isoform X1: MLADMIICQLPSPPMAQRYRIEALYAGNISDSYGQGITKCDPNAPLMVYTSRIVQEKDKRTDASKDKTVLARVLSGSMRAGRKIRVLDQDFFMGENECVYTDIVQFRDGKKRDVRTGDLVVLESSGQWKPVGATITGVEDIGASLLKPPRYLKFPNAQSTKDIDKKVGIIWDERFISGHIPYNNKNEIPDRTNKIMESLRVQGLLPRCKTMRPTNSATLDDVALVHTPEYINSVKDICAITDTEMRNDEAGAKFGDLYLSKKSFKTALLAAGAAIEVVEKVIKKELDSAFAIVRPPGHHAEANKGMGFCVFNNVAVAASVVLGRLPLNVKRILIVDWDIHHGNGTQETFLGNSNVLVFNVHRYRVGFFSRDGTGKGKGYNVNVPLEEDRYSDADYMAIWDHVLVPIATSFNPDLILISGGFDAAKGDPLGGCSVTPNGFSLMVKKLMGQQDGRIVITLEGGYSLSALPKCVCATVEALLQGKHIGELSSNDGSSIKISTWHLIQKVCLAFKKYWPTLIYNEEIADLKTCRR; encoded by the exons ATGTTAGCTGACATGATAATCTGTCAACTGCCCTCGCCTCCTATGGCTCAAAGGTACCGAATTGAAGCTCTTTATGCAGGTAACATAAGTGACTCATATGGGCAAGGTATCACAAAGTGTGATCCGAATGCTCCACTCATGGTTTATACTTCCAGAATAGTTCAAGAGAAGGATAAACGAACAGATGCAAGTAAGGATAAAACAGTTTTGGCTCGTGTATTATCAGGGAGTATGCGAGCAGGAAGGAAAATCCGAGTCTTGGACCAAGATTTTTTTATGGGTGAGAATGAATGTGTGTATACTGATATTGTACAATTCCGTGATGGAAAGAAAAGGGATGTCCGTACCGGTGATTTGGTTGTGTTAGAAAGCTCGGGCCAGTGGAAGCCTGTGGGTGCTACTATTACCGGTGTGGAGGATATCGGGGCATCATTATTAAAACCCCCACGGTATTTAAAGTTTCCCAATGCTCAATCGACAAAGGATATAGACAAGAAAGTAGGTATCATATGGGATGAACGTTTTATATCTGGTCATATACCTTACAACAACAAAAATGAGATCCCAGacagaacaaataaaataatggaAAGCCTCCGAGTTCAGGGCCTGTTGCCaag GTGCAAAACAATGAGGCCAACCAATTCTGCAACTCTTGACGATGTTGCTTTGGTTCATACACCAGAGTACATTAACTCAGTAAAAGACATTTGTGCTATAACTGATACTGAGATGAGGAATGATGAGGCTGGAGCTAAGTTTGGGGACCTTTATCTCAGCAAAAAGTCTTTCAAAACTGCACTTCTGGCAGCTGGTGCGGCAATCGAG GTGGTTGAGAAAGTGATTAAGAAAGAATTAGACTCAGCTTTCGCCATTGTAAGACCTCCTGGGCATCATGCTGAGGCAAATAAAGGAATGGGATTCTGTGTTTTTAACAATGTAGCGGTTGCAGCAAGTGTTGTTTTGGGAAGACTG CCCTTGAATGTCAAAAGAATCTTGATTGTAGATTGGGACATACATCATGGAAATGGAACGCAGGAGACGTTCTTGGGTAACTCCAATGTGTTGGTGTTTAACGTACACAG GTACAGAGTTGGCTTCTTTTCCCGTGATGGAACTGGTAAGGGCAAAGGGTACAACGTGAATGTGCCTCTGGAAGAAGACAGATATTCTGACGCTGACTACATGGCAATTTGGGATCATGTATTGGTTCCAATTGCCACATCCTTTAATCCCGATCTCATCCTCATATCTGGAGGATTTGATGCAG CCAAAGGAGATCCCTTAGGCGGTTGCTCTGTCACGCCAAATGGGTTTTCGTTGATGGTAAAAAAG tTGATGGGACAGCAAGATGGAAGAATTGTTATAACTCTTGAAGGTGGCTACTCCTTGAGCGCATTGCCCAAATGCGTTTGTGCCACTGTGGAAGCTTTGCTTCAGGGAAAGCACATTGGGGAGTTATCATCCAATGATGGTTCCTCCATAAAAATTTCAACATGGCACCTTATTCAGAAG GTGTGTTTGGCGTTCAAGAAGTATTGGCCAACCCTCATATATAACGAG GAGATTGCTGATTTAAAAACTTGCCGTCGCTGA